One Citricoccus sp. K5 DNA window includes the following coding sequences:
- a CDS encoding FadR/GntR family transcriptional regulator has product MTSTPARSGPSRTEALVDHLRRRIVGGELVPGQKLPSENQLVTAHGVSRTVVREAILRLQAEGLVHTRRGSGSFVLTPPAVHDAGRPVPRTTPTNSVAGRMDLIDYRVAIESEAAALAAIRRSEDMAEGVQRAERAFAASAGASNPAGPADLLRLDFAFHRSVAEASGSALMLQALDALGPAMIAMPRARLDEAGAGRRATVVAAEHAAVAAAVVDGDAQGAAAAMRTHLRNSARRFLEESTGR; this is encoded by the coding sequence ATGACATCCACGCCCGCACGCTCCGGTCCTTCCCGCACGGAGGCCCTCGTGGACCACCTGCGCCGCCGGATCGTCGGCGGCGAGTTGGTGCCGGGTCAGAAGCTGCCCAGTGAGAACCAACTGGTGACGGCGCACGGAGTCAGCCGCACGGTGGTCCGGGAGGCCATCCTGAGGCTGCAGGCCGAAGGGCTGGTCCACACCCGGCGCGGCAGCGGCAGCTTCGTGCTCACCCCGCCCGCCGTGCACGACGCCGGCCGTCCGGTTCCCCGGACGACCCCGACGAACTCGGTGGCCGGGAGGATGGACCTCATCGACTACCGGGTGGCGATCGAGTCCGAGGCGGCAGCCCTGGCGGCCATTCGCCGGTCGGAGGACATGGCCGAGGGTGTGCAGCGGGCCGAACGGGCCTTCGCGGCGAGCGCGGGTGCCTCGAATCCAGCCGGGCCCGCCGACTTGCTCCGCCTGGACTTCGCCTTCCACCGGTCCGTGGCGGAGGCGTCCGGCAGTGCGCTGATGCTGCAGGCGCTGGACGCCCTTGGCCCCGCCATGATCGCCATGCCGCGGGCGCGGCTGGACGAGGCCGGAGCTGGCCGGCGGGCCACCGTGGTGGCGGCCGAACACGCGGCGGTCGCGGCCGCCGTCGTGGATGGTGATGCCCAGGGTGCCGCCGCCGCCATGCGCACCCACCTGCGCAACTCGGCCCGCCGGTTCCTGGAGGAATCGACGGGCCGCTAG
- a CDS encoding L-talarate/galactarate dehydratase, whose translation MPASLEAPYTPDAIRHVTLSTARLPLATPISDAKVFTGRQKPMTEVVFLFAEITTEQGHEGLGFSYSKRAGGPAQFAHAREVAESMIGEDPNDIAKLYTKLLWAGASVGRSGVATQALAALDVALYDLKSKRAGLPLAKFLGAHRDSVRTYNTSGGFLNASIEEVKERASQSIEEGIGGIKIKVGLPDSAEDLRRVAAVREHIGPDVPLMVDANQQWDRATALRMGRRLEEFDLVWIEEPLDAYDVQGHADLTAALDTPIATGEMLASVAEHERLIAARACDIIQPDAPRVGGITQFQRLATLADQAGLDLAPHFAMEIHLHLAATYPREPWVEHFDWLDPLFNERLETSGGRMLLPQRPGLGVSLSDQARAWTTETVEFGRA comes from the coding sequence ATGCCCGCCAGTCTCGAAGCGCCGTACACCCCCGATGCCATCCGCCACGTCACGCTCTCCACGGCACGGCTGCCCCTGGCCACGCCGATCTCGGATGCCAAGGTCTTCACCGGCCGGCAGAAGCCCATGACGGAGGTGGTCTTCCTCTTCGCCGAGATCACCACGGAGCAGGGCCACGAGGGCCTGGGCTTCTCCTACTCCAAGCGCGCCGGGGGGCCTGCCCAGTTCGCCCATGCCCGCGAGGTGGCCGAGAGCATGATCGGCGAGGACCCCAACGACATCGCCAAGCTGTACACCAAGCTGCTGTGGGCCGGTGCCTCCGTGGGCCGCTCCGGGGTGGCCACGCAGGCCCTCGCGGCGCTGGACGTGGCCCTGTATGACCTGAAGTCCAAGCGGGCCGGGCTGCCGCTGGCCAAGTTCCTCGGCGCCCACCGCGATTCCGTGCGCACCTACAACACCTCGGGCGGCTTCCTCAACGCCTCCATCGAGGAGGTCAAGGAGCGTGCTTCCCAGTCCATCGAGGAGGGCATCGGCGGCATCAAGATCAAGGTCGGGCTGCCGGACTCGGCGGAGGACCTGCGCCGCGTGGCCGCCGTCCGCGAGCACATCGGCCCGGACGTGCCGCTGATGGTGGACGCCAACCAGCAGTGGGATCGCGCCACCGCCCTGCGCATGGGCCGCCGGCTCGAGGAGTTCGACCTCGTCTGGATCGAGGAACCCCTCGACGCCTACGACGTGCAGGGTCACGCCGACCTCACCGCGGCCCTGGACACCCCCATCGCCACCGGGGAGATGCTCGCCTCCGTGGCTGAGCATGAACGGCTCATCGCTGCCCGGGCCTGCGACATCATCCAGCCGGATGCCCCGCGCGTCGGCGGCATCACCCAGTTCCAGCGGCTGGCCACCCTGGCCGATCAGGCCGGGCTGGACCTCGCCCCGCACTTTGCCATGGAGATCCACCTCCACCTGGCCGCCACCTATCCCCGCGAGCCCTGGGTGGAGCACTTCGACTGGCTCGATCCGCTGTTCAACGAGCGCCTGGAGACCTCCGGTGGCCGCATGCTGCTGCCGCAGCGCCCGGGGCTCGGCGTGAGCCTCAGCGATCAGGCCCGTGCCTGGACCACCGAGACCGTGGAGTTCGGCCGCGCCTGA
- a CDS encoding DASS family sodium-coupled anion symporter: MSSTLSATSRTPAAPRRTDVTAALLGGKTFRSLSEQTLSPREEKFERARQTLGFFLAPAVAIAFALLPTPMDSTQQLLAAVLLGVIILWICEPVPIPIGGLIGVAAVVVLGVAPAGDVLAPFGSTTIFTFIGAFILAQAMLKHGIAQRLAFAVLSIPGVAKSTYRIIIAFGAITCLLSAFVSNTATVAMLMPTALGILAVIAQLMQDRGVVKATFDPLRLRVGAALMLMLAYGASVGGLLTPVGAPPNLIGRGLIEEATGERISFAQWTATAAPLCLAMFAVLAAVMFLLNKPEIRRISGVEEFIREQKAAHGKMKRAEVNTLIAFGFTVTLWLLPAVASLVLGADSEAYAVLDDRLDEGIVAVLGAALLFILPTNWKKRQATLTWSDAARIDWGTILLFGTGIIFGALLADTGLAETIGNAASQNLGVTSVATITVFAVILAILISETTSNTASAAVVVPIVIPLCVAMDVDPFVPALAATFAASFGFMLPVSTPQNAIVYGSGTVPITRMIRTGIGFDILGAILIITIIPVMVAVTGIGG; the protein is encoded by the coding sequence ATGTCCAGCACCCTCTCTGCAACCAGCCGAACGCCTGCGGCGCCCCGGCGGACCGACGTCACCGCTGCCCTGTTGGGCGGCAAGACCTTCCGGAGCCTCAGTGAACAGACCCTGTCGCCCCGCGAGGAGAAGTTCGAGCGCGCACGCCAGACGCTGGGGTTCTTCCTGGCCCCGGCCGTGGCGATTGCCTTCGCCCTACTGCCCACCCCCATGGACTCGACGCAGCAACTCCTGGCGGCGGTCCTGCTGGGGGTGATCATCCTGTGGATCTGCGAACCGGTGCCGATTCCGATCGGAGGACTCATCGGCGTGGCCGCCGTCGTGGTCCTGGGGGTGGCCCCTGCCGGAGACGTCCTGGCGCCTTTCGGGTCGACGACGATCTTCACCTTCATCGGTGCGTTCATCCTGGCTCAGGCCATGCTCAAGCACGGCATCGCCCAGCGACTGGCCTTCGCCGTCCTGTCGATCCCCGGCGTTGCGAAATCCACCTATCGCATCATCATCGCGTTCGGTGCCATCACATGCCTGTTGTCGGCCTTCGTTTCGAATACGGCCACGGTGGCCATGCTGATGCCGACTGCCCTGGGCATCCTGGCCGTCATTGCCCAGCTCATGCAGGACCGCGGAGTCGTGAAGGCCACCTTCGATCCCCTGCGTCTGCGCGTCGGGGCTGCGCTCATGCTCATGTTGGCCTACGGTGCCAGCGTCGGCGGACTCCTCACGCCGGTGGGGGCGCCGCCGAACCTGATCGGCCGTGGTCTCATCGAGGAGGCCACCGGGGAGCGCATCTCCTTCGCCCAGTGGACGGCCACCGCCGCGCCGCTGTGCCTGGCCATGTTCGCCGTCCTTGCTGCCGTCATGTTCCTGCTCAACAAGCCGGAGATTCGCCGGATCTCCGGTGTCGAGGAATTCATTCGGGAGCAGAAGGCAGCGCACGGAAAGATGAAGCGGGCTGAGGTCAATACCCTGATCGCTTTCGGCTTCACGGTCACCCTCTGGCTTCTCCCGGCCGTGGCAAGTCTCGTCCTGGGGGCGGACTCCGAGGCCTACGCCGTCCTCGACGACCGTCTGGATGAGGGCATCGTCGCCGTGTTGGGGGCCGCTCTGCTGTTCATCCTTCCCACGAACTGGAAGAAGCGTCAGGCAACTCTCACCTGGTCTGATGCGGCCAGAATCGACTGGGGCACCATCCTGCTCTTCGGCACCGGGATCATCTTCGGCGCGCTCCTCGCCGACACCGGTCTGGCCGAGACCATCGGCAACGCGGCGTCACAGAATCTGGGCGTCACCAGCGTCGCCACGATCACCGTGTTTGCCGTCATCCTCGCCATTCTCATCTCTGAGACCACCAGCAACACCGCCTCGGCGGCCGTGGTCGTCCCCATCGTCATCCCACTTTGCGTCGCGATGGACGTTGACCCCTTCGTTCCTGCTCTGGCGGCCACGTTCGCGGCCTCCTTCGGCTTCATGCTTCCGGTGTCGACTCCGCAGAACGCCATCGTCTATGGCTCGGGCACCGTTCCCATCACCAGGATGATCCGTACCGGTATCGGGTTCGACATCCTGGGTGCGATCCTGATCATCACCATCATTCCCGTGATGGTCGCGGTCACCGGCATCGGCGGGTAG
- a CDS encoding LysR family transcriptional regulator has translation MDVRHLRYFLAVADHQGFSRAAEQLLIAQPSLSQTIKALEQEIGLPLFHRVGRRVVLSEAGKELVGPARLVVRDLEAARAALDSLKGVRSGRLELTAMPSPGIEPLTSMLATYTQLHPSVTVSVEAAFTSESVVTSLRNGHAEIGLLGSDRPILVPDLKVMQLERQPLMLIVNPHADSFGSQDTLQPADLGGHRVVVSQRGSLMRSLVDDILASGIGVEIAVEVAHRTSVLPLVLAGVGHAVMPSSWAPLARQSGLRVMDIEPISILHVAVLSRENNLTPAAQAFLSVAQDHASQHTDSIE, from the coding sequence ATGGACGTGAGGCATTTGCGGTACTTTTTGGCCGTAGCCGACCATCAGGGCTTCAGCCGCGCCGCGGAACAGCTGTTGATCGCCCAGCCATCCCTCTCGCAGACGATCAAGGCCCTGGAGCAGGAGATCGGACTACCACTGTTCCACCGAGTGGGGCGGCGGGTGGTCCTGAGCGAGGCAGGCAAGGAACTCGTAGGACCGGCCCGGCTGGTGGTCCGCGACCTCGAGGCGGCTCGAGCGGCACTCGATTCCCTCAAGGGTGTGCGCAGCGGCAGGTTGGAGTTGACAGCCATGCCCTCGCCGGGGATCGAACCGTTGACCTCCATGCTCGCCACCTACACTCAGCTCCACCCGTCCGTGACCGTCAGTGTGGAGGCGGCCTTCACGTCCGAGAGCGTCGTCACCTCGCTCCGGAACGGTCATGCGGAGATCGGCCTTCTCGGCTCGGACCGGCCCATTCTGGTCCCGGACCTGAAGGTGATGCAGCTCGAGCGACAGCCGCTGATGCTCATCGTCAACCCCCACGCGGATTCTTTTGGATCCCAGGACACCCTCCAGCCAGCAGACCTCGGTGGGCACCGGGTGGTCGTATCCCAGCGGGGATCCCTGATGCGGTCGCTCGTGGACGACATCCTGGCCAGTGGCATTGGCGTGGAGATCGCTGTGGAGGTGGCCCACCGCACCTCCGTCCTGCCCCTCGTGCTGGCCGGCGTCGGGCATGCCGTGATGCCCTCGTCCTGGGCTCCACTGGCGCGGCAGTCCGGCCTTCGGGTCATGGACATCGAGCCGATCTCTATACTCCACGTCGCCGTGCTGAGCCGAGAGAACAACCTGACCCCCGCCGCTCAGGCCTTCCTGTCCGTGGCACAGGACCACGCCAGCCAGCACACTGACAGCATCGAATAG
- a CDS encoding tartrate dehydrogenase, with protein sequence MSETRVFKIASIPADGVGKEVVAAGRRVLDALAQQSNGSFAFEWTEFPWGCEYFAEHGVMMDPDGLETLRGFDAIYFGAVGWENVPDHTSLWGLRLNITQNFDQWANIRPVKFLPGVQSPLRKADHTELDWIVVRENSEGEYAGLGGRNLSGRGPGNEVALQTALFTDKGCERIMRFAFDLARTRTVKKVSSVTKSNAQQYGMVLWDEVFQRVALDYPDVATESVLVDAMSAKFILNPEDLSVVVASNLNADILSDLGSALAGSLGLAASANLNPERRFPSMFEPVHGTAPDIAGQGICNPMGAIASAALMLDHFGLQAEARQVEAAIEAATAAGRLPRDLGGQSSTDEVTEAIIESLSMTLATA encoded by the coding sequence ATGAGCGAGACCCGAGTTTTCAAGATCGCCTCGATCCCCGCGGACGGCGTAGGCAAAGAGGTGGTTGCTGCAGGCCGCCGTGTGCTGGATGCCCTGGCCCAGCAGTCCAACGGCTCGTTCGCCTTCGAGTGGACCGAATTCCCCTGGGGCTGCGAGTACTTCGCCGAGCACGGAGTGATGATGGACCCCGATGGCTTGGAGACGCTGAGGGGCTTCGACGCGATCTACTTCGGTGCCGTCGGGTGGGAGAACGTCCCCGACCACACCAGCCTGTGGGGCCTGCGCCTGAACATCACCCAGAACTTCGACCAGTGGGCCAATATCCGTCCCGTGAAGTTCCTGCCGGGCGTCCAGTCTCCACTGCGCAAGGCTGACCACACCGAACTGGACTGGATCGTGGTCCGCGAGAACAGCGAGGGTGAGTACGCCGGCCTCGGCGGGCGCAACCTCAGCGGCCGCGGCCCGGGTAATGAGGTCGCCCTGCAGACGGCGCTGTTCACGGACAAGGGCTGCGAACGCATCATGCGCTTCGCGTTCGATCTGGCGCGCACCCGGACGGTGAAGAAGGTTTCCTCCGTCACCAAGTCCAACGCCCAGCAGTACGGCATGGTTCTGTGGGACGAGGTCTTTCAGCGGGTGGCCCTGGACTACCCCGACGTCGCCACCGAGAGCGTACTGGTCGATGCCATGAGCGCGAAGTTCATCTTGAACCCCGAGGACCTCTCCGTCGTCGTGGCCTCCAACCTCAATGCAGACATCCTCTCCGACCTCGGGTCTGCCCTCGCCGGCAGCCTGGGCCTGGCGGCCAGCGCCAACCTCAACCCCGAGCGCCGCTTCCCGTCAATGTTCGAACCGGTCCACGGCACCGCCCCGGACATCGCTGGACAGGGAATCTGCAATCCCATGGGCGCGATTGCCAGCGCCGCGCTGATGCTCGACCATTTCGGTCTGCAGGCCGAGGCCCGTCAGGTCGAGGCGGCGATCGAGGCGGCAACCGCCGCTGGCCGCCTCCCCCGCGATCTCGGCGGACAGTCCAGCACCGACGAGGTGACCGAGGCAATCATCGAGTCCCTGAGCATGACGCTCGCCACTGCCTGA
- a CDS encoding glycerate kinase: MEHTMETKVLLALDKFKGSLTASEAALALSAGLRSGAGQNRVSCQVLPLADGGDGSVDAALEAGFTPLTVTVTGPTGIPAVTTLALDGSSAVVEVATTSGLQMLPHGRPAPLNSSSLGFGQAVQAALDRGTRQVVLALGGSATTDGGAGLLSALGARFRDDGGRVFEPTGATLKDIGRIDLDGLVSLDGRDLVAANDVQNPLLGPEGTAAVYGPQKGATPSDVVLLENGLAHLVRRLDEAGAPGTDCASTPGAGSAGGLGFAAMLLGARMVSGAEFFLDLLGFDQALAGCDLVVTGEGKIDQQTLSGKLPLVVARRAASVPVVAVVGYNALEVDELPGHHIERIYALSSMTTRDCAADPALSAELLTQLGRQIIRVFTTATDRNTP; the protein is encoded by the coding sequence GTGGAACACACCATGGAGACCAAGGTCCTTCTCGCCCTGGACAAGTTCAAGGGCTCGCTCACCGCCTCAGAGGCGGCCCTCGCGTTGAGCGCCGGACTGAGATCCGGCGCGGGCCAGAACCGGGTCAGTTGCCAGGTCCTGCCGCTCGCGGATGGAGGGGACGGTAGCGTGGACGCAGCGCTGGAGGCCGGATTCACACCGCTGACCGTCACGGTGACCGGCCCGACGGGGATACCCGCCGTGACCACTCTCGCCCTAGATGGCAGCTCCGCCGTCGTGGAGGTGGCTACCACGTCGGGGCTGCAGATGCTGCCGCATGGACGGCCTGCGCCGTTGAACAGCAGCAGCCTCGGATTCGGGCAGGCCGTCCAGGCGGCGTTGGACCGGGGAACCCGGCAAGTGGTCCTGGCACTCGGCGGAAGCGCCACCACCGACGGAGGCGCCGGCCTGCTCAGCGCGCTGGGCGCCCGGTTCCGCGACGACGGCGGTCGAGTCTTCGAACCCACCGGCGCCACCCTGAAGGACATCGGACGCATCGACTTGGACGGGCTCGTCTCACTGGACGGACGGGATCTCGTCGCCGCTAACGATGTCCAGAATCCGCTCCTCGGCCCGGAGGGGACCGCAGCCGTTTACGGGCCCCAGAAGGGCGCCACTCCCAGCGACGTGGTCCTCCTCGAGAACGGCTTGGCCCATCTTGTTCGTCGTCTGGACGAAGCGGGTGCGCCCGGCACCGACTGCGCGTCAACCCCGGGCGCCGGCAGCGCCGGAGGACTCGGATTCGCCGCGATGCTCCTCGGCGCCCGCATGGTCTCCGGCGCGGAGTTCTTTCTCGACCTCCTCGGCTTCGACCAGGCCCTAGCTGGATGCGATCTGGTGGTGACGGGAGAGGGCAAGATCGATCAGCAGACCCTCTCCGGCAAACTGCCCCTCGTCGTGGCCCGCCGAGCCGCATCGGTGCCGGTCGTCGCCGTTGTCGGCTACAACGCCCTGGAGGTCGACGAGCTCCCGGGGCACCACATTGAACGGATCTATGCACTGAGCAGCATGACCACCCGAGACTGCGCCGCCGACCCGGCCCTCTCAGCCGAGCTGCTCACTCAACTCGGGCGCCAGATCATCCGCGTCTTCACCACGGCCACGGACAGGAACACCCCATGA
- the pyk gene encoding pyruvate kinase, which yields MRRAKIVATFGPATAGYATTHALLQAGVDIARLNMSHGEHAVHEQTYHQVREAARELDRPVGILADLQGPKIRLGRFADGPHHLAAGQRFTITVRDVEGTAEICSTTFSGLAADVTPGDILLIDDGKVAVRALRVDATEILTEVTVPGLVSNNKGINLPGVAMSIPALTEKDETDLRWALRCGVDLVALSFVRDATDIRRVHEVMDEVGRRVPVIAKIEKPQAVEKIEEIIDAFDAIMVARGDLGVELPLEEVPLVQKRAVELARRWAKPVIVATQMLESMIENPRPTRAEASDCANAVLDGADAVMLSGETSVGAFPVDTVRTMASIIESTEEHGLERIPALGTTPRTRGGSITRAAVEIADQLDAKVICTFTETGDSARRLARLRPATPVYAFSPSDTTVQTMALTWGLQPRRVPSVDSTDAMTELVDRMLHENGLATPGDLVVIAAGSPPGRAGTTNIIKVHRIGDRALDHAH from the coding sequence ATGAGACGCGCCAAGATCGTTGCCACGTTCGGTCCCGCGACCGCCGGATACGCCACCACCCACGCCCTCCTTCAGGCGGGAGTGGATATCGCCCGGCTGAACATGAGTCACGGCGAGCACGCCGTCCATGAGCAGACCTACCACCAGGTCCGTGAGGCCGCACGTGAGCTCGACCGGCCGGTGGGCATTCTGGCAGACCTCCAGGGCCCCAAGATCCGTCTCGGACGGTTCGCCGATGGTCCGCACCATCTCGCGGCGGGTCAGCGCTTCACCATCACCGTGAGAGACGTGGAGGGAACCGCAGAGATCTGCTCCACCACGTTCTCCGGCCTAGCCGCCGACGTCACGCCGGGCGACATCCTGCTGATCGACGACGGCAAGGTCGCCGTACGGGCCCTGAGGGTCGACGCTACCGAGATCCTGACCGAGGTGACCGTGCCGGGCCTCGTATCCAACAACAAGGGGATCAATCTCCCCGGCGTGGCCATGAGCATCCCCGCGTTGACAGAAAAAGATGAGACCGACCTTCGGTGGGCTCTGAGGTGCGGCGTCGACCTGGTGGCCCTGTCCTTCGTGCGCGATGCGACCGACATCCGCCGCGTCCACGAGGTCATGGACGAGGTGGGCAGGCGTGTTCCGGTCATCGCGAAGATCGAGAAGCCTCAGGCCGTGGAGAAGATAGAGGAGATCATCGATGCCTTCGACGCGATCATGGTGGCCCGCGGAGACCTGGGCGTGGAGCTTCCCCTCGAGGAGGTCCCCCTCGTGCAGAAACGAGCCGTGGAACTGGCGCGCCGCTGGGCCAAGCCGGTGATCGTGGCCACGCAGATGCTGGAGTCCATGATCGAGAACCCCCGACCCACGCGAGCTGAGGCCTCAGATTGTGCGAACGCCGTCCTCGACGGCGCCGACGCGGTCATGCTCTCCGGCGAGACAAGCGTGGGCGCATTTCCGGTTGACACCGTCCGGACGATGGCCAGCATCATCGAATCCACGGAGGAACACGGTCTGGAACGAATCCCCGCGCTCGGCACCACGCCCCGGACCCGGGGCGGCTCGATCACCAGAGCCGCGGTGGAGATCGCCGACCAGCTGGACGCAAAGGTCATCTGCACCTTCACCGAGACGGGCGACTCCGCCCGTCGTCTCGCACGGCTCCGTCCCGCCACCCCGGTCTACGCGTTCTCGCCCTCTGACACCACCGTCCAGACCATGGCTCTCACGTGGGGACTCCAACCGCGGCGGGTTCCCTCGGTGGACAGCACCGACGCCATGACCGAATTGGTTGACCGGATGCTCCACGAGAACGGCCTGGCCACGCCCGGCGATCTGGTCGTGATCGCGGCCGGGTCACCTCCGGGGAGGGCGGGGACCACCAACATCATCAAGGTTCACCGCATCGGAGACCGCGCACTAGATCACGCGCACTGA
- a CDS encoding DUF3817 domain-containing protein, protein MTTPDQQPPVDPNTLPDPEDITEADLPAPPPRPEKSAPRRFAGTDQQIKSALMMYKICAWITGIMLLLLVFEMIFKYGYGTELYAGGTLADGAANSLSLQPEDSVTGGLNLSIAVLIAHGWLYVVYLVAAFRLWSLMRWNGMRLLAIAGGGVVPFLSFIVEKRVHRETMQELADHPEALRRY, encoded by the coding sequence GTGACCACCCCGGACCAGCAGCCCCCGGTCGACCCGAACACTCTGCCCGACCCCGAGGACATCACCGAGGCGGACCTGCCGGCGCCGCCGCCGCGGCCGGAGAAGAGTGCTCCGCGTCGGTTCGCGGGGACGGATCAGCAGATCAAGTCGGCGCTGATGATGTACAAGATCTGTGCGTGGATCACCGGCATCATGCTGCTGCTGCTCGTGTTCGAGATGATCTTCAAGTACGGCTACGGCACCGAGCTCTACGCCGGCGGCACCCTGGCCGACGGTGCCGCGAACAGCTTGTCCCTCCAGCCGGAGGACTCGGTGACAGGTGGTCTCAACCTCTCCATCGCCGTGCTCATCGCCCATGGCTGGCTCTACGTGGTCTACCTCGTCGCCGCTTTCCGCCTGTGGTCACTGATGCGCTGGAACGGGATGCGCCTGCTGGCCATCGCTGGCGGCGGCGTGGTGCCCTTCCTGTCCTTCATCGTGGAGAAGCGGGTCCACCGCGAGACCATGCAGGAGCTCGCCGATCACCCGGAGGCCCTGCGCCGGTACTGA
- a CDS encoding SURF1 family protein produces the protein MLKTALKPQWIAGLVLALVVSAVFVLLGKWQMDNSASAPPPLTQTETPVELTEHFVPEKAMYGTEADQVVTMTGSFVPDTDVFIHPRLHGGQDGTEGYWVVSAFQVDGAPNGEVMPVVRGWTASTAETDPAPQGDLHITGRLLPAEGPSPEGIQHTADGTVLTNLASSELINLWDVRSYAGYVAAFDVVATGGPGAPDSGQEVGAKAEGGALEPVLVGPQPQETTYNWMNIFYAIEWVVFAGFAIFLWWRFLRDDYLRSQDEDELDRQWAEEWRAAELERRRTEALEAKRKAIEEYEQYYGASTAPTSAQQTQQTQQTQENQ, from the coding sequence GTGCTGAAGACCGCCCTGAAACCCCAGTGGATCGCCGGACTCGTCCTGGCGCTCGTGGTCTCCGCGGTGTTCGTGCTCCTCGGGAAGTGGCAGATGGACAACTCCGCCTCCGCTCCGCCTCCGCTGACCCAGACAGAGACCCCCGTCGAGCTGACGGAGCACTTCGTCCCGGAGAAGGCGATGTACGGCACCGAGGCGGACCAGGTGGTCACGATGACCGGCTCCTTCGTCCCGGACACGGACGTGTTCATCCACCCGCGTCTGCACGGCGGCCAGGACGGCACCGAGGGCTACTGGGTGGTCAGCGCCTTCCAAGTGGACGGTGCCCCGAACGGTGAGGTGATGCCCGTGGTCCGCGGCTGGACCGCGTCCACCGCCGAGACCGACCCGGCGCCGCAGGGAGACCTGCACATCACCGGGCGACTGCTGCCCGCCGAGGGGCCCAGCCCGGAGGGCATCCAGCACACCGCGGACGGTACGGTGCTGACCAACCTGGCCTCGTCCGAGCTGATCAACCTGTGGGACGTGCGCTCCTATGCCGGCTATGTGGCTGCCTTTGATGTGGTGGCCACCGGTGGCCCAGGCGCCCCGGACAGCGGGCAGGAGGTCGGCGCGAAGGCCGAGGGCGGCGCGTTGGAGCCAGTGCTCGTGGGCCCCCAGCCGCAGGAGACCACCTACAACTGGATGAACATCTTCTACGCCATCGAGTGGGTCGTGTTCGCCGGCTTCGCCATCTTCCTCTGGTGGCGGTTCCTGCGGGATGACTACCTGCGCAGTCAGGACGAGGACGAACTCGACCGCCAGTGGGCCGAGGAGTGGAGAGCCGCAGAACTCGAGCGCCGCCGTACCGAGGCCCTTGAGGCCAAGCGGAAGGCCATCGAAGAGTACGAACAGTATTACGGGGCTTCCACCGCCCCCACGTCAGCCCAGCAAACCCAGCAAACCCAGCAAACGCAGGAGAACCAGTGA